A genomic stretch from Setaria italica strain Yugu1 chromosome VII, Setaria_italica_v2.0, whole genome shotgun sequence includes:
- the LOC101780213 gene encoding protein FAR1-RELATED SEQUENCE 7 isoform X3 has product MSSSAASPPPPSDPHPAPGPNIAEPASSGSHASPSLPSPPKPNLPVTTPPPRDTSATTTTAAAPSAATRGLTIAAPPSRKTSRANATGPSRNAPRGPNATATATATATSAAPPRNSSGATAFTPVVSRHPAVATAADAATAPTKPLGAGPAAAPTRPEEYTPRMGQEFGSEQEAYEFYRYYGWKVGFNVRKEYANRSKKTGEITSRKFACSREGHRASHTSKGPVPDSRTGCNAHLIVRRPKPGAKLEVYAFQPRHNHPLAPSFVTCPFLGTAAAPDAVPPPDYPVNGGEPLGVQNCAEGDNAVTASAGEGGQRRPLRMRRQWEMKYGEAGTLLNYFQEQSQADPGFYYAVQLDVEDKVANVFWADARMVIDYSHFGDVVAFDVVSRNSISLRHFASFVGCNNLGEPILFALALMYDETAESFQWLFETFLHAMSQQAPRTFFSHQDMVIAKAVSLVMPGTSHAICAWNLKHAATRILNHLGKGDCSFIKEFKACINEYEEEMEFITSWNAMINKHNLCDNVWLQKVFEEKEKWAKPYVKGIFSAGMKGTRFNDSLHSEVRDHLRAEVDIILFLRHVQKVVNDRRHKELEIEYSSRLKLPYFKIKAPVLLQASEVYATMIFQLFQEEHEEFQSAYIVNRDESGPCREYTVSVIDKEKQFKVYGNPTEQTVSCSCRKFETKGFLCSHALKVLDAMDIKYLPDRYILKRWTKYARCLTSLEAPGQTFQTDKSLEFSSRYQCMCQKYVRLVTRASGCEESYRILDKFWLELGKKVDDILLKQTSISTSMIQPDVENPMISLSSITDGTESENVLEKSSKARAKESKKGQKNKMQPRNCIEKGLRKKQKVLSEQPSVMYSLADASARSGNATFQGVDLSNPMEPINYEGMHPGLSPAFTQELDFVTYHTSLASSNSPQDQYNKHLGTKSTNSTNLHSSLTGLIEMNIWL; this is encoded by the exons ATGAGCTCCTCGGCCgcgtcccctccccctccttctGACCCCCACCCGGCTCCCGGTCCCAATATCGCCGAGCCCGCCTCGTCAGGCAGCCACGCCTCCCCCTCGCTCCCCTCCCCGCCAAAACCTAACCTCCCAGTCACCACCCCGCCGCCCCGGGACACCTCGGCGAcgaccaccaccgccgctgcgCCGTCCGCAGCCACCCGGGGGCTCACCATCGCCGCCCCTCCATCGCGCAAGACTTCACGGGCCAACGCTACCGGGCCTTCCCGAAATGCCCCGCGAGGTCCcaacgccaccgccaccgccaccgccaccgccaccagtgCGGCGCCGCCCAGAAATTCCTCAGGGGCTACCGCATTTACTCCAGTGGTGTCCCGGCACCCCgcggtcgccaccgccgccgacgccgccacggcgccCACGAAACCCCTTGGGGCGGGGCCCGCGGCCGCGCCTACGCGGCCAGAGGAGTACACGCCGCGGATGGGGCAGGAGTTCGGGTCAGAGCAGGAGGCGTACGAGTTCTACCGCTACTACGGCTGGAAGGTGGGGTTCAACGTCCGCAAGGAGTACGCCAACCGTAGCAAGAAGACCGGTGAAATCACCTCCCGCAAGTTCGCCTGCTCGCGCGAGGGTCATCGGGCCAGTCACACCAGCAAGGGGCCGGTGCCGGACTCAAGGACGGGGTGCAATGCGCACCTCATCGTCCGGCGACCGAAGCCTGGCGCCAAATTAGAGGTCTATGCTTTCCAGCCGCGGCACAACCACCCGCTCGCCCCGTCCTTCGTGACCTGCCCATTCCTGGGGACGGCAGCAGCACCTGATGCTGTTCCGCCTCCGGATTATCCAGTGAATGGGGGTGAGCCACTGGGAGTGCAGAATTGTGCAGAAGGGGACAATGCTGTGACTGCGAGTGCAGGGGAAGGTGGGCAACGGAGGCCTCTGCGGATGAGGAGGCAGTGGGAGATGAAGTATGGGGAGGCTGGCACTTTACTGAATTACTTTCAGGAACAGTCTCAGGCTGACCCTGGCTTCTACTATGCAGTGCAGTTGGATGTTGAGGATAAAGTGGCGAATGTATTCTGGGCAGATGCGAGGATGGTTATCGACTACAGTCATTTCGGTGATGTTGTCGCGTTTGATGTGGTGTCAAGAAACAGTATTAGCCTCCGTCATTTCGCCTCCTTTGTTGGCTGCAACAATTTGGGTGAGCCTATTCTTTTCGCCCTGGCGCTCATGTATGATGAAACTGCTGAGTCTTTCCAGTGGCTGTTTGAGACATTCCTGCATGCAATGTCACAGCAAGCGCCAAGGACTTTCTTTTCACATCAAGACATGGTTATAGCAAAGGCCGTGTCGCTGGTGATGCCTGGTACAAGTCATGCTATATGCGCATGGAATCTAAAGCATGCTGCAACCAGGATTTTGAATCATCTTGGTAAAGGTGACTGCAGTTTTATCAAGGAATTCAAGGCTTGCATCAATGAGTATGAGGAAGAGATGGAGTTTATCACTTCTTGGAATGCTATGATCAATAAACATAACCTTTGTGATAATGTATGGTTGCAAAAGGTatttgaagaaaaagagaagtgGGCCAAACCCTATGTAAAAGGAATATTTTCAGCAGGGATGAAGGGTACACGATTTAATGATAGCCTGCATTCTGAGGTGCGGGATCATTTAAGAGCCGAGGTGGATATTATTTTGTTCCTGAGGCATGTCCAAAAAGTGGTCAATGATAGGCGCCACAAGGAACTGGAAATTGAGTATAGTTCAAGGCTTAAGTTGCCTTACTTCAAGATTAAAGCTCCTGTTCTACTACAAGCTTCCGAGGTCTATGCCACTATGATCTTTCAGCTTTTCCAAGAAGAACATGAAGAGTTCCAGTCAGCTTACATTGTGAACCGTGATGAAAGTGGCCCGTGTCGTGAATATACTGTTTCAGTTATTGATAAAGAGAAGCAATTTAAGGTTTATGGAAACCCTACAGAACAGACGGTTTCTTGCTCATGTAGAAAGTTTGAGACAAAGGGTTTCTTGTGTAGCCATGCACTTAAAGTTCTAGATGCTATGGATATAAAGTACCTACCAGATAGATACATCTTGAAGCGCTGGACCAAATATGCTAGGTGTTTGACATCCTTGGAGGCTCCAGGTCAAACATTTCAAACGGATAAATCATTGGAATTCTCTAGTCGCTATCAATGCATGTGCCAGAAGTATGTTAGGCTTGTTACTCGAGCATCGGGATGTGAAGAATCGTATAGAATACTAGACAAATTttggttggaacttggaaaGAAAGTTGATGACATCTTATTAAAGCAAACGAGCATTAGTACATCTATGATCCAGCCTGATGTTGAGAATCCTATGATATCCTTGTCTTCCATCACAGATGGCACAGAATCAGAAAATGTCCTAGAAAAATCAAGCAAGGCAAGAGCAAAAGAATCAAAAAAGggacaaaaaaacaaaatgcaACCAAGAAACTGCATTGAAAAAGGCTTGCGAAAGAAGCAGAAGGTGCTTTCGGAGCAACCGTCAGTGATGTATTCGTTAGCTGATGCTTCTGCTCGATCTGGAAATGCTACATTTCAG GGGGTGGACCTTTCAAATCCCATGGAACCAATCAATTATGAAGGAATGCACCCTG
- the LOC101780213 gene encoding protein FAR1-RELATED SEQUENCE 7 isoform X2: MSSSAASPPPPSDPHPAPGPNIAEPASSGSHASPSLPSPPKPNLPVTTPPPRDTSATTTTAAAPSAATRGLTIAAPPSRKTSRANATGPSRNAPRGPNATATATATATSAAPPRNSSGATAFTPVVSRHPAVATAADAATAPTKPLGAGPAAAPTRPEEYTPRMGQEFGSEQEAYEFYRYYGWKVGFNVRKEYANRSKKTGEITSRKFACSREGHRASHTSKGPVPDSRTGCNAHLIVRRPKPGAKLEVYAFQPRHNHPLAPSFVTCPFLGTAAAPDAVPPPDYPVNGGEPLGVQNCAEGDNAVTASAGEGGQRRPLRMRRQWEMKYGEAGTLLNYFQEQSQADPGFYYAVQLDVEDKVANVFWADARMVIDYSHFGDVVAFDVVSRNSISLRHFASFVGCNNLGEPILFALALMYDETAESFQWLFETFLHAMSQQAPRTFFSHQDMVIAKAVSLVMPGTSHAICAWNLKHAATRILNHLGKGDCSFIKEFKACINEYEEEMEFITSWNAMINKHNLCDNVWLQKVFEEKEKWAKPYVKGIFSAGMKGTRFNDSLHSEVRDHLRAEVDIILFLRHVQKVVNDRRHKELEIEYSSRLKLPYFKIKAPVLLQASEVYATMIFQLFQEEHEEFQSAYIVNRDESGPCREYTVSVIDKEKQFKVYGNPTEQTVSCSCRKFETKGFLCSHALKVLDAMDIKYLPDRYILKRWTKYARCLTSLEAPGQTFQTDKSLEFSSRYQCMCQKYVRLVTRASGCEESYRILDKFWLELGKKVDDILLKQTSISTSMIQPDVENPMISLSSITDGTESENVLEKSSKARAKESKKGQKNKMQPRNCIEKGLRKKQKVLSEQPSVMYSLADASARSGNATFQGLEAHPNMVPVGSQVPACKSCRGVDLSNPMEPINYEGMHPGLSPAFTQELDFVTYHTSLASSNSPQDQYNKHLGTKSTNSTNLHSSLTGLIEMNIWL, from the exons ATGAGCTCCTCGGCCgcgtcccctccccctccttctGACCCCCACCCGGCTCCCGGTCCCAATATCGCCGAGCCCGCCTCGTCAGGCAGCCACGCCTCCCCCTCGCTCCCCTCCCCGCCAAAACCTAACCTCCCAGTCACCACCCCGCCGCCCCGGGACACCTCGGCGAcgaccaccaccgccgctgcgCCGTCCGCAGCCACCCGGGGGCTCACCATCGCCGCCCCTCCATCGCGCAAGACTTCACGGGCCAACGCTACCGGGCCTTCCCGAAATGCCCCGCGAGGTCCcaacgccaccgccaccgccaccgccaccgccaccagtgCGGCGCCGCCCAGAAATTCCTCAGGGGCTACCGCATTTACTCCAGTGGTGTCCCGGCACCCCgcggtcgccaccgccgccgacgccgccacggcgccCACGAAACCCCTTGGGGCGGGGCCCGCGGCCGCGCCTACGCGGCCAGAGGAGTACACGCCGCGGATGGGGCAGGAGTTCGGGTCAGAGCAGGAGGCGTACGAGTTCTACCGCTACTACGGCTGGAAGGTGGGGTTCAACGTCCGCAAGGAGTACGCCAACCGTAGCAAGAAGACCGGTGAAATCACCTCCCGCAAGTTCGCCTGCTCGCGCGAGGGTCATCGGGCCAGTCACACCAGCAAGGGGCCGGTGCCGGACTCAAGGACGGGGTGCAATGCGCACCTCATCGTCCGGCGACCGAAGCCTGGCGCCAAATTAGAGGTCTATGCTTTCCAGCCGCGGCACAACCACCCGCTCGCCCCGTCCTTCGTGACCTGCCCATTCCTGGGGACGGCAGCAGCACCTGATGCTGTTCCGCCTCCGGATTATCCAGTGAATGGGGGTGAGCCACTGGGAGTGCAGAATTGTGCAGAAGGGGACAATGCTGTGACTGCGAGTGCAGGGGAAGGTGGGCAACGGAGGCCTCTGCGGATGAGGAGGCAGTGGGAGATGAAGTATGGGGAGGCTGGCACTTTACTGAATTACTTTCAGGAACAGTCTCAGGCTGACCCTGGCTTCTACTATGCAGTGCAGTTGGATGTTGAGGATAAAGTGGCGAATGTATTCTGGGCAGATGCGAGGATGGTTATCGACTACAGTCATTTCGGTGATGTTGTCGCGTTTGATGTGGTGTCAAGAAACAGTATTAGCCTCCGTCATTTCGCCTCCTTTGTTGGCTGCAACAATTTGGGTGAGCCTATTCTTTTCGCCCTGGCGCTCATGTATGATGAAACTGCTGAGTCTTTCCAGTGGCTGTTTGAGACATTCCTGCATGCAATGTCACAGCAAGCGCCAAGGACTTTCTTTTCACATCAAGACATGGTTATAGCAAAGGCCGTGTCGCTGGTGATGCCTGGTACAAGTCATGCTATATGCGCATGGAATCTAAAGCATGCTGCAACCAGGATTTTGAATCATCTTGGTAAAGGTGACTGCAGTTTTATCAAGGAATTCAAGGCTTGCATCAATGAGTATGAGGAAGAGATGGAGTTTATCACTTCTTGGAATGCTATGATCAATAAACATAACCTTTGTGATAATGTATGGTTGCAAAAGGTatttgaagaaaaagagaagtgGGCCAAACCCTATGTAAAAGGAATATTTTCAGCAGGGATGAAGGGTACACGATTTAATGATAGCCTGCATTCTGAGGTGCGGGATCATTTAAGAGCCGAGGTGGATATTATTTTGTTCCTGAGGCATGTCCAAAAAGTGGTCAATGATAGGCGCCACAAGGAACTGGAAATTGAGTATAGTTCAAGGCTTAAGTTGCCTTACTTCAAGATTAAAGCTCCTGTTCTACTACAAGCTTCCGAGGTCTATGCCACTATGATCTTTCAGCTTTTCCAAGAAGAACATGAAGAGTTCCAGTCAGCTTACATTGTGAACCGTGATGAAAGTGGCCCGTGTCGTGAATATACTGTTTCAGTTATTGATAAAGAGAAGCAATTTAAGGTTTATGGAAACCCTACAGAACAGACGGTTTCTTGCTCATGTAGAAAGTTTGAGACAAAGGGTTTCTTGTGTAGCCATGCACTTAAAGTTCTAGATGCTATGGATATAAAGTACCTACCAGATAGATACATCTTGAAGCGCTGGACCAAATATGCTAGGTGTTTGACATCCTTGGAGGCTCCAGGTCAAACATTTCAAACGGATAAATCATTGGAATTCTCTAGTCGCTATCAATGCATGTGCCAGAAGTATGTTAGGCTTGTTACTCGAGCATCGGGATGTGAAGAATCGTATAGAATACTAGACAAATTttggttggaacttggaaaGAAAGTTGATGACATCTTATTAAAGCAAACGAGCATTAGTACATCTATGATCCAGCCTGATGTTGAGAATCCTATGATATCCTTGTCTTCCATCACAGATGGCACAGAATCAGAAAATGTCCTAGAAAAATCAAGCAAGGCAAGAGCAAAAGAATCAAAAAAGggacaaaaaaacaaaatgcaACCAAGAAACTGCATTGAAAAAGGCTTGCGAAAGAAGCAGAAGGTGCTTTCGGAGCAACCGTCAGTGATGTATTCGTTAGCTGATGCTTCTGCTCGATCTGGAAATGCTACATTTCAG GGCTTGGAGGCACATCCTAACATGGTTCCTGTGGGCAGCCAAGTTCCAGCTTGTAAATCTTGCAGG GGGGTGGACCTTTCAAATCCCATGGAACCAATCAATTATGAAGGAATGCACCCTG